The Branchiostoma floridae strain S238N-H82 unplaced genomic scaffold, Bfl_VNyyK Sc7u5tJ_1560, whole genome shotgun sequence genomic sequence gactattccaCTGCTCAGAGAGGAAACTTAGACCGacatatggctaaacacaccggcgaaaaacgCTACATCTGCGGAGAGTGTGGATATAGGTCGGCTGACAGGTCTGCTTTAAAATCACATATGGttaaacatacaggtgtgaaaccctatACATGTGACTattgcgactattctgctgcacggaaatttCATTTGGatcgacacatggctaaacacaccggcgaaaagcccttcatgtgtggaaaGTGCGGATATAGGGCTGCTGACTTGTCTTacttaaccgtacatatgagaacacacacaggcgagaaaccctataaatgtgaccaatgcgactattctgctacaagGAAAGATTACTTAGAGAAGCACTTGATCAAACACACTTCTTAGGAATATAGTTGACGGTTGCGAATACAGGACGGTTGACATAACTGTCCTATATGCGGACACATGCAAAAAGTACAGGTGaagattcaaaacaaaaatgtgatCAGTGCGACCATATCTGCTTCTTGGAAAagtaaggggaggggggcatcagtAGCTATTGCGACTAGTTGTGGACATCGACAAGGAGTAACAGTTTCTCACTTTGtcacaatatttgcaatgaccAGTAATTTAGACCTACACGTGTTTGAACCTTacttgtgtggggagtgcgggttcaCCGGGATGGGTTGGAACCTACCTGAAGTAGTAACTAATACTACACAAAGCCGTCTGTCAACgttcaccaaatttcaaatcttgGTTATGCTCAGAAATGTAAGTTAAGCCGTTCCCTTTCTGTTTCAGCCCTAAGCCATTTGAACATATCTATTATTTATTTGATATAGACTGGTTACTGTTTGAACATAGACATTTTTCGTCGAACGTATCTAAATGCATGTATTTCATACTAAGGGTGTAATTTTTCTATAATACTAGTAACTGATTCATGCTGATATTACTAGCTTAAAATGCTACGTAGTCATAGACTTTTTCTTATATCACTTGAAACGTTAGATtatattcatttcattattAGTAGTAGTTATATGAGTAGTAATATTACTAGTAGCAGTATAGTCATTATGCTTTACGTATTACATCTGTACTTATATAACTACATCACAGATGCCTTAGGAAGCGAAAACCAGTTAAACCAAGATGTACCAGTATGCAACACCATGCTTTAGTGGTTATGATGCAATCAAATACAGCATTCTTACATCTCTGTaagtttgttttattctttGCCGTTATTTATACGTGTACTTAATACTGTAGTTTATAAGAGCATGAACGCAAAACATTAAGTGGTATGTTCTACTGAGACTTCTAGGGCCGCCGaacttttgtcattttgtatccATTCTTAATTTTTATAGCTACAAGATGACTTTGACAGATGCTATCTGTGTATTTGTACTTTACCTGCACTTACTTTAGGCATAAACGAAcccaaaaaatatatattaccaAAACTTCACTGGGCATTCTAAGACCTACAAAGTCTTTgctaatttgtgtatatttctagtcTTTCTAGTAGTCCGAGATGACTTTGGCAGATGCtccgttgttgttttgttatcgTTTGGAAGTTTTCATAATAACATCTTTCATGTTTAATCTTATATTATCATTTAAATTTATCATCAAGATCAACCCACAAAGCAACTATTCAATACAGTCCATCCAAGCCgtctaaagttatgctgtccacgcacaaacatgcatatgcacgtattcatacatacaaacatacacacatatatacatacaaacaccacCGAAAATGTCACCTTCTAACGTTATGATaggtaataaaacaaagtatACAACCCAAGAACAGCATTATTCTAGCAGAGTAAAGTAATACAATTACGTCATTATTATGGGTTAAGGAATATGTTCAACTGTACATATCAGGTgaatcaactttgaccttcgacCTCAACAGCGCTGAAAGGTTAGCTTGccaggccgccattttgatttacgGATAATCACTGGcaaatttcctttgtttccagtCAGGCCGTTTTTAGGACGATTCCACACGATAGCAGTTAATCAGTACCATAAACCGGTAGGTAAGACATGTCTTTACTGCCTGTCCACTGCTTGCCTGCTTTTTCCTTTGTACTTTAGATTGAACACAGGTTTCTTTCAGGAAATCAGTGATCGATTTgtagaaaggggaggggggcagcaatTACTAGTTGTTTACATATCTAGGCAAGGATGAACAATGATACGGTTTGATAACTCTTTGAATTAAACTATCTAAAGGAATTTAATCTATGTTAGGGTTAATGTTAGGGTTAATCACAGTTAGCCTGTCAATTGAACGATCGATTCTGAAGGATTTGTTTTTGGGTGTGCCCATTTACTTTTATTTTCGAaacgtgtgtgtgcgtttgtgtggttgtacgtgtgtgtgcgttcATGTGCGTGTGTAcgaggctcgttctcatttaaatgtcgaaatgctgtcgcctgacttaacgccttgatatggagcaaattatagacaacatcactggttcctttatttttccacaacccctgtaatgttaacaaaagatgcacaacaacattcgtataggTTGATGGGTTAGAAGATTATCATAGTcgcgggtgggatttcacaccctaaaaaatggctgtcgcctgagaaaaaaacgaagaattcaaatagtagccaaaaatgtaacaattcagttcccagaatgattgttcggtagctgaaaccagctgaccaggccctctgaccgatcacgtcagatcgctcctgtcactgatcttggaggctgtgtgaggtggtttatgcctgtcgccagattctgtaacaaacgttaccaccacgagtacgatggttgccacggttatattattcACGTGTAAGACTAGacatggccgtttttgtgacgatgtacagtttttctggctttctaaagaaacaagaaagggttgttaaatgtcatttgtatcccaccttgcttaacagaatgttgtacagaaatgactgtaacaaacgttaccattgtttgatgctgtctaagctttatatttgacctggtgtaaaaaaagctgcccactttttaaatgttcctagggacatccacttatacctaaatgatgtagccaataaGGTAAGtcatttcgaagaaaacagggtaaagtctactgttgtaacaaacgttaccggtaacgtttgttacctgccctgtaatgcattaccaatgggaccgaaaataataagttgccattttttggctatggttaaaagaggaattttcccaaacagcCAAGTAgttttcaatgaaaataaagccgatttatttttcgaccaaaaaaatgccattttcgacatttcaatgagaacgagtgacgAGTGTGCACGTTTTTGTGTTTGAAACTGAGTgtgggtgtatgtgtgtgtttgtgtgtgtgcctgtgtctgtctgtctgtctctctctctctctgagatCTAGAATAAGAATTACACAGGGATGTTTTATACCGTtcgtcatttttgtttttagaaatggACGAAAGAAACAGCGAGGTTGCTATGGACGGTCCCCAAGCTGTACACCCAGGAGACGAAACAAGCATCAGCATAGAAATAGACATGGGAAGAGAGCAGAACAACGAAGGGGTCATTCCAAACGAAGAAACGTGCGGTCCCGCCGGAGTAGAATCTGAGCATCCTCCTTCACAGGGCCATACAGAGCAAGTGGACAAGCTTACGGTGAAACGTATTGTGGACAAACCGGACAAACGCTTTGTGTGCACGGAATGTGACTATAGGGCACTCTCAAATGCTCAACTGtcaatacacaaaagaaaacatactggtgagaaaccctatacatgtgaccagtgtgactatgctgctgcaaagaaaggaaatttaaagagacacatggctaaacacaccggagacaAGCCTCTcttgtgtggagagtgtgggtacaggacgactGACATGGCTTTCTTAACCATacacatgagaaaacacactggcgtgaaaccttacaagtgtgaccagtgcgactattcttctGCACAGAAAGGCAACTTAGACCAACACGTGGTTAGACACaacggagaaaaaccctacatgtgtggggagtgcgggttcaGGACGGCTTTCAAGTCTTCCTTAGCCACACACATGAAaagacatacaggtgtgaaaccttataaatgtgaccagtgcgactattcagCTGCAGAGAAATCCACGTTAGGCCAACACATGACTAGACACACCGGCGAAaagccatacatgtgtggggaatgcggatacaggacggttACCAGGTATTCCTTAACCGtgcacatgagaacacatactggtgtgaaaccttataagtgcgaccagtgtgactattctgctgcaaagaaagGGCATTTAGATtcacacatggctaaacacaccaacgaaaaacccttcatgtgtgcggagtgcggatacagaactgctCACAGGTCAAACCTATCACGACATATGATCAAACATACCGGCGAGAAACCTACCAATGTGACCAATTAATGTGACTATAGAGTTAAGGTATCTAAACAAACACTTGAACAAACACGCTTCTTATGGACACAGTTTACAAGTGTGTATACGGGACGGTTGGCAGGTCTAACTATCCGGTCACAAACAATACCAGCGAAGACTCAAAACACAACTGTGATCAGAGCTACTTTTCTGCTTCATCAAAGTAGTGTATACCTGAACATGGCCAAACACAATGtagaaaaaaggagaaagaaatTATGGGTTTGAGGACTGCGGGTTAACCTGGACggaatttatatatatatataggcgcAATACGAACGTCGTCTATCAACGTGCACCAAATCATTGCCATCTTGAATTAAGTTCTTTCTTTTATATACTAGATAACAGACATTTTCGTACAAAGGAGAGTGATGTCACGACCTGTAGCCAAAATGCCCTACCAAAGAGCACACAGTAGACAATCGGTTTTAACATGTAGTCAATTTAGTCAATAACAAGTAGACGCTGATATTCTAGGTGATAATACTACGTGAACTAGGTGAATGTCAATATAACACTGCAGTCATTGGCATGATGCTGATTTTTCATATATCATATCCAACGTTGTTAGATTATCTTCATTCCATGTATTATAAGTAGTGGTAGCATTACTAATAGTAGTACATTATGCTAATttacattaacatgatttatatcatctacatctacaacatcatcatcggtcggctgcatTTCTGCGGTGCAAATATCGGTATTACAGCGCAGGCGCAGATGGCCAACTCAAAAGGATATGTGGCCTTGGTAAAAGTGCCTgaagaattctttttttattgggatatgtttggacattctaacgctagtttacctttattcgtagggtaccctttatccgttcttttaaagaaaaatatatttagggatatcaagtccacagatgatgatttcaaactgcaatatttctaaaatagcacaatttgaaactaccgttcatcgatttgatatcccaagacaccctgtttagcaacacagcggatataggttaccccgcggataaaggtgaattaacgttaatcatttttatatctcatcaagacctacccacattccaaatatttaatacagtccatccaggccttcaaaagttatgctgtccacgcacaaacatgcacgcattcattcatacacacaaacatacacacatgaatacatacaaacatacacacatgcatatatGCAAACGTTGCCGAAAACGTCGCCTTCTATGGTAGGAAATGAAACAAATAACACAACCAAAGAACGGCGTCATTTTAGACAGAGTAAAGTAATACAGTTATGTCGTTAAACTGGACGCGGTAATCAGGtaaatcaactttgacctttgacttccACTGCGCTGAAAGGTCAGTTTGCCAGAACACCATGTTGATTGATCGGATGATAACGGGCAAGATCCTTGTCTTTCCAGTTTGCCGTTTATAAGACAATGCTACACATTAGCAGTCAATCAGCACCATAAACCGGTAAGTAAGACATTTTTCTACTGCCTATTCACCTTTTCTGCTAATTCCTTGGTACTTTAGATTGTTTCTTTGAGGAAATCAGTGATCGATTTGTACAAAGGGGAGGGCGACAGTAAATACTACTTGTTGACATTGGCAAGGATGAGCAATGATACGGTTTGATAACTCTTTCAATTAAGCGATTCTTGAGCATTTAAGGGGTCTTGCTAATTTTTAATCACGATTTGTTTAATCGCGGTTGTATAATTAAATCATTTGTGTCTGTGCATACGTATCTGTGTAGTGTTTACAGCGAGGATCTGGAGCACGGGGTCAGTGTGTGAGTTTGAGTGCGTGTATGTGCGAGTATTGGTGCGTGTGCTTGACATCGACAAGGATTGACAATGTCACGGTTTGATAGTCTTCTGAGGGATTTGTCTTTGGAGAGGGGGTCTTCCTAAATTGAAATTAGGAGGGGGTCTTTCTAAATTGTTACGGCCGTTTTACAATTGAGTGTAACCATTGATGTTTCCACATCTATACGCTGTGTAGTAGGAATATGTTTTTTCAACGgtcattattgttgtttttagaaatggGAGAAAGAAACAGCGAGGTTGCTATGGACGATCACCAAGCAGTGCACTCTAGCGGAACCATTCCATACGAGGAAACGTGCGGAGTAGAATCTGACCACCATCCCCACACACATGCCCATACCGGAAGCAAGGGACACTCTCCCGGTGAAACGTACTGTGAACAAACGCTTTGTGTGTACGGATTGTGACTATAGGGCACTGTAAAATGCTCAGCTGTCAANNNNNNNNNNNNNNNNNNNNNNNNNNNNNNNNNNNNNNNNNNNNNNNNNNNNNNNNNNNNNNNNNNNNNNNNNNNNNNNNNNNNNNNNNNNNNNNNNNNNGTATATACTCTACTCTGCCCTGTGTCTCCTTGTCAGAGCTGTTTGAAAAATAGATTCTTTATGACAAAACAGTATTCAGACACAGATACCTGTTTTTTGCCCATCCACTATTGATTTTTCTTGGTCTATCATTAAAGACTATGTCTATCCCCACACCTGCAGAGTATGGCGAGTATCTTGAGACAGATGAACAGCTGGTAGACTTGGCCCTGGACAACAATGTCTTCCTGTACCTGAGTCAGGCTGTCATCGCTACAGACACCTTCCACACAGAGGTAAACTTTCTGTCTCAAATGTTAGTTGTTAAATTTTGATCTACTTTTTACCTTAGGCAAGAGCTTTATGTTGTTGAATGGCTTCTTTTTTGGATGAGTAGTGTTTGTGATATTTCTTTAGCTTTTGTTCCATGTAGCTATTAAGTATAAAGTCAATTTAGATATTCTATTTTCCCATCAGGAAAGGGCATTGTGACATTCGTTGAACAACATGAAGACAAGAAAAGTCTTGGGATAGTCGTACAAATGTCGCACAAAATTCAGGTGGTCTTTTCACAGAAAAGGCTACCTTAGATCCTTGTAGGAAATTAGTTTTGTCACAGCCTGTTTTGAAATTCTATGATATCAAAATTGTAATGTGACTGGTCTGTTACCAGGGACAGTGCATTTCATTTGTATAAAACtcgatcttttttttttgtgtgcaggaATTCTACGTGCGGCGTTTGCACACCTTGGTGACAGACTTCCTGGTGCTGATGCCGCTGAAGGTGAAGGAGCTGCGTAGTCATGGCGACGAGGAGGCGCGTATCCTAGCGCTAGCCGCGGCGGAGGGTGTGGAACCTCCCACAGACATCAGGAGGGGGTTCGAACATCTCATGACACTGGTGAGGCTGGGCATTCTTCTGGACTGTTCTtacaaccaagtgtttgtacCTAAGACAAtattttggtgaccatctgtcaccttcctcagggcaatactgactggttctgtGCAGATAGTGTAGGTATGTGCAGATATGTAGTtatattaaaagaaaacattggCAATTTTAAAAACACTTGGTTACTTGTTGATAACTTTGTTACCAATGACTAACCAATCTgctgaaactattcatggatggtcatgtttttgtttgaaaaattttttgccttgccgccggcaaggctttacgccagctttcttccatggatggacggacctgttaacccagcccttccaaagccccttccaaaggccctttgttattttgggtatacaaacagttttagtaatacagacagagaccaaactgaaaaccatcataatataagaagaaacaactcatgaatggaaacaaagaaaaagaatgtgccattccacccgaggcagacttgcacccgcccacccttctgccaagaaacgacacatcaaagcaaactggaaattataaagaggactagagagtagaaggagaacaccatagtgaaggactgaccacacatactgaacatctaacagacaatccaccaatagcaaagacagactgtagcaccaaacaaagactactacgacaaggactctaaaaacgtagaaccaaaactcccgtccgcacacttgcccatttaacagattggcaccactcagccaagaaactttcagaaccaagtcgaacaaactccatcttgagtttaaacctaagagcctccttgattagagacaccagctcaatgtgagatacgaaattattgtcaaagagagcctgacacctggaccaccaaatcttagaccgagcgacggccaaaatgtaggtgcagacatctctcttacacttcttcagggtagacgacataacaccatagagagcgaccgcgcgagaaacacgaaaactagagaccacccatcgcctaatgaacccttcgacccaagtccaggtcaggagcacctcgccacaagaccagatggcatgggtaacggtctccgtagctctacagtttctcctcggacaaagaggggaaggagttcTGTGCCAAATCGAACAAGTCAAGTAGTTGGTTTTGAGAGCCCCATGTGCGACCTTCCAGGAAAGCTCCTTTAGGTTATTCTCAAGGAGAGTGTTATGCACCGTTGAAAAAACAAGTGACCAATCAACACCCCGCTCTAAAAAACAAGCGGAAGGGGTATGAGAACGAGCTAAAATGGCAGCTTTGTACAAAGACTGCACGGTGCATATCCTGTCCCAAGTCTTCGAAGCAGAAGCATTAACAAACTCCAAGGTGAGCTTCCGCATCAAAGAATAGTGAGGTGGAGCCTCAGGAGAGTGGGGGGAACTGTTAGACCACGATGATGGTTCAAAACGACgggcaaaaaaacccagccaatattttgccaactggacccatggaagatccggccggtcaagaatattggtaaacggccgacaataaaaacaattggccttcactccaaaatcaatgagatccCATCCACCTTTGTCCAAAGGTAGCAAAACTGTCTGTCTAGAGACCAGTTCTGCACGATAACtccagaaaaacttaaagacggCTCTCGTAATGTCCTTGACGACTGACTCGGGAGGAGAAAATACAGGAGCAATATACCACAAAGTAGATAAAGCAAGGTTATTAACGACGACAACCTTGCCAGCGAAGGATAAAGAGAAGCTGTCCCACCTTCGCAGAACCGCTTCAAACTTAGCTTGCCTCTCCCTCCAGTTGACTAAAGGCATATTAACACTTCCAAAAGTACCTCCCAATAAACGTATGGATACAGATGTCCATTTAAAATTCTTCGGACAATCGAGTCTTTTCCTCCAACTACCTAGCCAGAGACCCatacatttgtcaagatttaaaagagacccggaacctctgttatacatgtcaataacagcAAAGAGCCGGCGGATCGACTCATCGGTTGTAACAATAGCCGAGTTATCGTCCGCATACTGCGAGATCTTAACTTCACGGCCACCAGGCAACCTGAGGCCGTGAATCGCAGCGTCGGCCCTTACTGTAGCGGCAAATGGCTCCAAAGAAATTGCGTATAGCAGGGGTGACATAGGGCACCCCTGCCGAACACctcttgagagagaaaaagaagatgatagcgaCCCATTGACGAGAACAGCACTGGTAATGTTGTGGTACAATATAGCAACCCATTTGCGGAAAACCGGGCCAAAACCCATCTTCGTAagagtcaagtgaagaaaatcaatattcactctatcaaaggccttggcctgatccagagaaatgatcgcacagtcaaagttattcatattaaCATATGTAATGATATCTCTCATCAAAAGTAGGTTACATTGTATCGACCGGCCTGGTATACCGCATGTCTGGTCAGGACTGATGACCGAGGCGGCAACCATCTTAAGCCTATTGTTAAGGACCTTTGCAAGAATCTTATAATCGCAATTTAACAAAGAGATGGGGCGACGGTTCTTCGGGTCCAGAGGGTcccctttttttggaaggagaGTAATAACACCAAAACTCTGGCTCTGAGAGAGCTCGCCAGACGAAAAAACTTCCTCATAAACTGAGAGGAGATCCCCGGCAATGACGTCCCAGAAAGCGACATAAAATTCCTTCGGGAGACCGTCACTGCCAGGGGACTTATTATTCTCCATACTGCGCAATGCAGCCCAAAGCTCATCCAACGAAAGAGGACCTTCTAATGAAGAGACTTCATCAGGATCCAAAGACCcttctaaattgttacaaaggttattcgcctcacacttatcaataggctcagcactaaaaaggtcttcataaaatagcttaaaaacGTCTAAAATCTCCTCGTCATCTTGGACAACACGTCCAGTAGAATCTCTGACCGAAGAAATGCGTCGCTGCCTACTTCGGGAAGAGGCCTGGCTTACAAAATACGAGGTACATTTTTCCCCCTCGACAAATTGCTTGACTCTGGACCGAACAAAAGCACCGCGAGCCTCCTCAGCGGACAACTCGGACAAGGAAGACTTAGTACATTCATACCTACGCAAGATGTCCGCCGAAGAGGCCCCGTCGTTCATCTTGTTGGTGAGATCGACaagttcattattcaaggtaaacatggactcccgtctctccctagccagtTCACAAGAAATTCTGATCAGGAGAGAGCGAGTTCTAGCCTTTACATCATCCCACCAGGCTCgcaaagaaggaaaacctggtttcaaagtcttccaattgttaaaagcgagtttaaaatcatttaaaactttgtctctttttaaaatcgagacattacatttccacaagccaggcttcttcttcacatccggtaaaattgacaaggacacacagtcatggtctgtaaaatatgcgggtaaaaaacagtagtttgaaacGACGAGGCATTTAGACGAATAAAATCGGTCCAGCCGACAGGCAATACCTTTGGTCGGCTGTCTCCAAGTGAAGACCTTTTTAGAAGGATTCTCATGTCTCCAAGAGTCATGCACATTAAAATCGgcgcaaatgtcttttaaaacggTGGAACCGCCACTACCATGAGCCGGGTTCCCGCCCctcttatcaatatcaacatcttcaacgcagttaaaatcaccgcacaaaataaggggctcagcccccgacagaaacttatacaaatttttaaaaaatccagtacgctccgcagaaatgttaggagcatacatgttacaaactttgaaattacgcGCACCATCGGACAAGACGACACAGACAACACGCCCACTGTCGTCACAAGACTTTTTAaccacatcaaaattgaaagatgGAGAGAGTAAAATACCCACACCTCTAGATTGGGAGGAGCCCAATGCCCAAAACGCTTGGCCTCCCCATTCCTTCTCCCAGAGCACCGCTTCAGATGTTGACGAAACATGGCACTCTTGGAGGCAAACAACGTCAAATTTATGTTGACGGcaaaagccgaaaacctgcctccTCTTCTGCGGACTACGGAGCCCACAGACATTGAGTGTAGCAATAAGAACCATGAGGCTACATAGAGAAGGAATGTCAAACAACATCGGAATGTGAGGAATTAGTGGTACAGATCATCAATTCCTTCCACACCAATTCGGTTAACAAATTGGGGGTGGACATTGTAGAGGTGCTTGAGACAtaacatggtggttttaaaaaacCTCGAACAATTACCAACCTTACAAGGCACAACGTCCCCGGAGATGCCATGCGCCTTTGCAAGGTGAGATTTCAAAGACCTAAAACTATGCAAGAGTTCGTCACAACCATGAGAAATAAACTGGTTGCACACAAAGACAGCCTTATTCTTGTACAAGTCAGAGGAGATGACAATGGCTCTCGCCTTTGCTACCAAATCGGGACTTGGAGCCTGAGAGGCATCCGAAGTATCCTCATCAATGATGAGGCTTCTGGAGCCAACAGTAGAGTCAGACTCGTTACCGTCCACAGAACGAAGACTCTCCGAGGGAAACTCCTCGATAACAAGACTGGAGTCGGAATCCGGCTCCTTAcgaatcttttttcctttcgaCAAAGTCTTTGCAGAGGCAGAACCCTCACTGGAATCCCCCCTACACCTTTTCCTGGAATCTTTGTCAGCAATATCAGAGTTGCCATCATGGCAGCTCTGACAAAGAAAGAGGCGATTATCGCTTTGACAAACTGGGCCCTCACAGAAAGCAAGGAGAGCAGATTCTGGAGTTATGTCTGCCTTGCACTGATGACAAGACACCACCTCCAGAGTGATTGTGTAATCCAACTCAcaaccctgacacatgtaccgACGAGTAACAGGTCGGATAGGACTGGCCGCTTTACGCCTCCTTCTCTGGGACCGGGCGCGAGGGGCCGGTAC encodes the following:
- the LOC118408162 gene encoding zinc finger protein 248-like, yielding MAKHTGDKPLLCGECGYRTTDMAFLTIHMRKHTGKGNLDQHVVRHNGEKPYMCGECGFRTAFKSSLATHMKRHTGVKPYKCDQCDYSAAEKSTLGQHMTRHTGEKPYMCGECGYRTVTRYSLTVHMRTHTDNRHFRTKESDVTTCSQNALPKSTQ
- the LOC118408163 gene encoding nuclear pore complex protein Nup205-like codes for the protein MSIPTPAEYGEYLETDEQLVDLALDNNVFLYLSQAVIATDTFHTEEFYVRRLHTLVTDFLVLMPLKVKELRSHGDEEARILALAAAEGVEPPTDIRRGFEHLMTLVRLGILLDCSYNQVFVPKTIFW